A segment of the Coffea arabica cultivar ET-39 chromosome 8c, Coffea Arabica ET-39 HiFi, whole genome shotgun sequence genome:
tcttttcaaggcacaaacaagtttgctatgataagaagtaagaaaattagttgcattaaatccacctatgtgcaaaatacttctattatgtgtcacttttgttgcaaatttggacatatgcaaaatgattgctatgtaaagaaaaatataagaaaaggcatgaaatccatgtggattgctagatcatgtcgtattaactcccaaggaccctataaagaaagagtaccaaatgaaatttctcatatttaggtacatcatgaagatttgatccaagaagtgctatatggttgtaagtacaattgaaaattttgatattcaatatggtcttgatttgaaaaataaagggggagtttgtttttttgattgatgccaaaagggggagtaggatttattgaaatttctttgtatgttggcactttctaagggggaactttatttgaacttatttgataaaagaaatcttcattttgtttgtcatcatcaaaaagggggagattgttgaccttggtcgatcaatccttggttttgatgattaacaaaccaaaatgtagatttgggctaatgtttttatgtgagcaatttgttagaacagattcttgtggcacaaaagaagaagcaaaaacagggcactcatgtcggacgtccgaaaggaagctatcggacgtccgaaaggatgaagaacatcaagaaggaaactctgtcggacgctcacgaggaagcatcggacgtccggaaggatcggactcatgcctcggacgcacatcgatcgcatcggacgtccgagaaatttcgcaaagatttgatgactctctgacgacgttcggacgcagggttcggacgtccgacaggtggtttggacgcagggttcggacgttcgacaggccaacggctagttttgacagcatttaatatttgaccgttggagagtcttttggagccatttctcactttctataaaaaccccaaagcacaagaagacaagggacttttgccaacacaaaatacaagcttacaagtgagatttttgagtagaaagattctttgttggttgtataaggggttggggaagttgggttgtgaggttgctcaagtgaaggttactctctaggaggagtaaaaccttggtgaaggtgaacccatcacttgaagtggtaaaaccttggtgaaggttgcctcatttgtataaaatagttcttaattgggtgagtgatctttcaagtgtaggttgttgagggttaattagaatagttgtaaaactccttggctcaaccaaagtgtgtttggggtgagaaAGGAGTGAGctttcacttgtacatcttggttagcatcgccatctattgaagagactattggattgatatttggtttgcatttcttatcttttctctttaattaagttttctttattgtgcttaaatttgatatatctttgtgcatcattgtgatattgtttgtactcattgggttgcaccaggccttacatTCAGCAAAACAAATTAGTCATCTCTTTTAATATAATGTTTGTTATGATTCTTGTAATTTTGAATAGAAAAATTTTCgaattttgcttttcttttccctcattTCTCCCTTATTTCCATGAAATTACTTTAAAATTGTCTCATTTATTTCTATAAAATTACTTTACAATTGTCAAGTTGCATGTTTAGTTTAGACCATCTTTTAAGTCTCAAATACATTTCATAATCACATAATTACCTGTGATATGTTTCATGCATTATTGGCACAACATATTCTATATATTTTCTGTCATTAAAGCAATTTTTTTGTCAAGCAAATTGTGCTGGATGATTTTTAATTAGTTTATTAACAatatttactttgttttatgaaaaaaaaaacttttttggtACTATGACTCAACCTAGATATGAACCGTAAATGGCCTTGCATGATTTTGTCGCATAGGTATTTGACAAAAAGACGATGAATAATACTCATACAaagttgtgttttttttttttttcatctcacGAGACACTCTCCACTCTCCCGCGGAAAGTGAAATGTCTTTGAACCGCCACCCGGATCGTGCTTTGACAATTCTCTCTGTTCTCCATTGAGCCTATGACGACTCTGACTTCGATTATAGCTTTGACCCATTGTTTCTGATGACCGAATGAAACATTCAACGTGGCCTAATAGATTTTCCTCCCTCTTCTTCACCTAACCTTCCCCTTTAAAAGCATCTTCATTTTCTGTGGTTCCCCTGTAGTCCGTGTTTTAAATGTATTATAGCCCAAGTGATAGCCTAAACTATTCGGACGAATTCATTTAACAATTGGTTATCTACTGAGCTTCTCAATTTTTATTCCGAAGGTTGTATGACGAATTCAAAATTTAATGACCTTATATAATCTCTAATTTTCTCTTCTAATTTTTCATATCAGCCTTTTTCTTAACAATTTTGGTTAAGTATTTAATATTTGACATACAAGAGTAacagtaatataataaaaactattttttaaaGAATACGAGTTTAATATTAGTTgatttgtttgaaaattttgctaAGTCAATTTATTGTTATTACTTTGTTATTATTCTTATTGTTTGAGTCAAAGTCTAAAAAATTGAACAAAGTATATAGTATTAAAGTGAACAGTAATCCAACGACAAAAATTTTAAGGATAATAAACAGATTGTCAATAGACTTctaaaatttccagcttaggtTTCATGATATAATGGACTTTTATTGcagccaatttctttttttttttttttttgaaaagagcTTTGGGATTATACTAGAAGATATTTTAATACAGTTTAATAAAGGATGCTAAAATTAAGGGACCAATTACGCTAAGCTTCTTGTCATCTTATCATGATGatttcaatcatttttgttttgaatCTCCAAGCtattatctttctttcttttattttttgacaaatattTTCATTCTCCCCTAAAGAATATTAAGTATGAAATCTTGatcttaataaaaaaaaaaacggtcTAACATACTAATTCGGGATGGGACTTTTATAAATTAGTAAAAATCAAatgaaatgatgaaaaaattcGTATATCTCGTCAAAATTGATTCATATAATTTAAAGTTTCTTTATTCTTAtgattttcacttttattgAAAACTTGTAAAATACAGTGTGCAATCATGTGACACTAATTAAAATCACTAGTTCTATATGAGAAGAGTGATGTTAAGTTAATATGTGAGAAAGTATAATTTGTACTAACATTTTTAGTGTAAGCGGAGAGTTTCGAACCGAAACCTCTACCATACACTCCCTTTCTCTATACCATCCAACCATACATCCCCGCATAATTTGTAATTAAACCTAGCAAATAGTTTTTAGAAAGATAATTTGGTTTTGAGCATTTTATGATATTCCCTGTTCACATATTTTCCTATATCAATTAAGTAGTAGTAGCAATTTAGAACACAATCATTTCACTCAGTTTGTCGGCATTCccaattttctttttgaaaggGATAGAATCATAGAATGAATAGTAGGGGGGAAAAAATTGAAGGAATGATTGTGggaattgaattcaaaattatGAGGCAGTAGAGTTATCATCTAAAGATAGAGATAGAAATTGGTTGGAGCCTTCCCAAGCAAAGGATAGGAAATATGTGGCTTCCGTGGTTCAATGGCGGTTTTGGACCGTTAATTAAAATTCTACACAcgattatcaaaaaaaaaaaaaataaaaaataaaattctacACACTTGTGCTTGACTGACAACCTCCACAGGCGAGGAGCCGGATCCCTTTTCTTGactacaaaataaaaaaaaaaacgaggAGGAGTAGTTGAAATAGAGGCAGTGCGGACCGTAAAGAAAGCATACGAGAAGGTAGAGCCATTCGACCCAATGGAACTTCCCTTCACCTtcatttctctctttcttttcctagccTTTGTTTTAAGTCTCATCAAGGTATTGAAGAGATTAAAAACAACCCAGAAACTACCACCATCTCCATGGAAGCTACCTTTGATTGGACATATGCATCATCTGGTAGGTTCCCCATCGCATCAAGGTCTCAGAGACTTAGCTCGGAAGCATGGAGCTTTGATGCACCTTCAGATGGGTGAAATTCCTTCAATTGTTGTGTCGTCTCCACGTTTAGCCGAGGAGATTATGAAAACACACGATCTTTCCTTTGCGGATCGGGCAGAGTTTCTTTCAGGTAAGATCGTAGGCTATAACTGTACTGATATTGCTAGCTGCCAATATGGTGATTACTGGAGACAAATGCGTAAGATATGCACCCTGGAACTTCTAAGTGTTAAGCGTGTCCGATCATATGGCTTCATCCGGCAAGAAGAGGCTTCTGTTCTTGTTGCATCGATTAAGGCTCTGGCTAGTGCTGGAGAGCTAATCAATGTTACGGAAAAACTAACCTCATATACAAGTTCTACTGTTTGCAGAGCAGCATTTGGGAGAGTAAGCAAAGATAATTACTTGGCATTTTTGCCACTAGTCAGGGAAATAAATAGCCTTTCTGGTTCTTTCAACATTTCTGATCAGTTTCCATCCCTCAAGATTCTTCATCCACTCATGTCACTGAAGAATAAGCTGTTGGATGTCCACCACAAGGCAGACAGAGTATTGGACCACGTAATTGAGAAGCATAGAGCAAAGACAGAACCAGCCATAGGTGAAACTGACCAAGAAGATCTAGTTGATGTTCTTCTAAGAGTTAAAGAAGGTGGTAACCTTCAGTTCCCAATTACCAACGATAACATCAAAGCTGTTATCATGGTAAGATTCTTTCCCTTCTTCACTTCTGGTACTCTTTCAGgttcatttattttatcaaacacgCTGACTTTAAAGATAAAGAACCTAGTATTTAGACTCTAATGATAGTGAAAGCGTGGAGGAAGTAAATCAACGCCCTTCGAGTTCTAAGTTTTAGCTTCGTGATTAACTTGCCTGTTTTGTTTGTAACAAAGAGTTTTGGCATCGATGCAGGATATTTTTCTAGGGGGAACTGAAACTTCATCTACAACAGTGGAATGGACGATGTCCGAGCTGATGAGAAATCCAAGAGCGATGGTCAAGGCACAAAGGGAAGTACGGAAAGCCTTCGTAGgaaagaaaacaattgaagaaaCTGATATTCAAGAATTGAAGTACCTAAAGTCGGTGATCAAAGAAACTTTGAGGCTACACCCTCCTGTCCCTCTATTGGTTCCCAGAGAATGCAGGCAAGAAACCGAGATTGATGGGTATATCATTCCCATCAAGACAAGAGTTATAGTTAATGCCTGGGCGATCGGAAGAGACCCCGAGTATTGGGATGATCCAGAAAGTTTCAAACCAGAGAGATTCGAGGACAGTTCCGTTGATTTCAGTGGATGTCACTTTCAATATGTTCCATTTGGTGCTGGAAGGAGGATTTGCCCAGGAATTTCATTTGGTTTAGCAAATGTTGAGCTTCCCTTGGCTCTTCTGCTCTACCATTTCG
Coding sequences within it:
- the LOC113706594 gene encoding premnaspirodiene oxygenase-like → MELPFTFISLFLFLAFVLSLIKVLKRLKTTQKLPPSPWKLPLIGHMHHLVGSPSHQGLRDLARKHGALMHLQMGEIPSIVVSSPRLAEEIMKTHDLSFADRAEFLSGKIVGYNCTDIASCQYGDYWRQMRKICTLELLSVKRVRSYGFIRQEEASVLVASIKALASAGELINVTEKLTSYTSSTVCRAAFGRVSKDNYLAFLPLVREINSLSGSFNISDQFPSLKILHPLMSLKNKLLDVHHKADRVLDHVIEKHRAKTEPAIGETDQEDLVDVLLRVKEGGNLQFPITNDNIKAVIMDIFLGGTETSSTTVEWTMSELMRNPRAMVKAQREVRKAFVGKKTIEETDIQELKYLKSVIKETLRLHPPVPLLVPRECRQETEIDGYIIPIKTRVIVNAWAIGRDPEYWDDPESFKPERFEDSSVDFSGCHFQYVPFGAGRRICPGISFGLANVELPLALLLYHFDWKLPNGLKPNDLDMTETMGVTAPRKDNLRLLATVYDASLDVSAET